The following coding sequences are from one Coffea arabica cultivar ET-39 chromosome 11e, Coffea Arabica ET-39 HiFi, whole genome shotgun sequence window:
- the LOC140020986 gene encoding bidirectional sugar transporter SWEET7-like — MYQVVRTIMGILGNFTSFCLFASPVFTFARIVKMKSVEEFHPYPYLAGALNCFFWVFYGSPMVHPNSILVIITNSIGFVLELAYLAIFFHFSHSKKQRLIVVFGLIGEAVFAAGIALITLLVFHNTDGRSLFVGAICVAFSIILSASPLSIMKQVIKTKSVEFMPFWICLAGFCNGTVWAVYALLPLDPFILTGNGVGALLGFVQLCLHTKYRKTTPKGGSNDMPGKPSELQLPVSQNQVSV, encoded by the exons ATGTATCAAGTCGTTCGAACCATCATGGGGATCCTCG GAAACTTCACCTCCTTTTGTCTGTTTGCCTCTCCAGt GTTTACTTTTGCAAGGATCGTCAAGATGAAATCGGTGGAGGAATTCCACCCTTACCCGTACCTTGCTGGAGCGTTGAACTGCTTCTTCTGGGTCTTCTATGGATCACCAATGGTTCACCCAAACAGCATACTTGTTATCATCACCAACAGCATTGGCTTCGTGTTGGAATTGGCCTATCTGGCCATATTCTTTCACTTCTCACACAGTAAGAAACAGAGG TTAATAGTAGTGTTTGGCTTGATTGGAGAGGCTGTTTTCGCAGCTGGCATAGCTCTCATAACTTTGCTAGTCTTTCACAATACTGACGGAAGATCTTTGTTCGTTGGAGCCATCTGTGTTGCCTTCAGCATCATTCTGTCCGCCTCTCCGTTGTCTATTATG AAACAAGTCATCAAGACAAAAAGCGTCGAATTCATGCCGTTTTGGATTTGTCTGGCAGGCTTCTGTAACGGCACTGTTTGGGCTGTCTATGCTTTGCTCCCCTTAGATCCCTTCATCTTG ACCGGCAACGGAGTTGGAGCTCTTTTGGGATTCGTCCAGCTCTGTCTGCACACCAAATATCGCAAAACTACTCCAAAGGGAGGCAGCAACGACATGCCTGGCAAGCCATCTGAGTTGCAGCTCCCAGTCTCACAGAACCAAGTTTCTGTTTGA
- the LOC113718002 gene encoding long chain base biosynthesis protein 1-like isoform X1, whose amino-acid sequence MASIAMDMLKAASDWLTFVFDAPFARAVVFGVNIGGHLFVEGLLIVVIVFLLSQKSYKPPKRPLTKKVCQGCLAAKGLSFCIFLTFSVGLGCVVPFETKKKNLIWAFLFLLHFHVLILYLEIDELCDEWVPEPLIPKMTDEMRYEPPILESAAGSHTLINGTEVINFASANYLGLVGHGKLLEACTESLEKYGAGSCGPRGFYGTIDVHLDCEARIAKFLGTPDSILYSYGLSTMFSAIPAFCKKGDVIVADEGVHWAIQNGLQLSRSTVVYFKHNDMESLRDMLEKVTKGNKRAEKLRRYIVVEAVYQNSGQIAPLDEIIRLKENYRFRVLLDESNSMGVLGSSGRGLTEYCKVPVGKIDIITAAMGHALATEGGVCTGSARVIDHQRLSSSGYVFSASLPPYLTSAAITAIDILEENLDLIMKLKKNIGTLCRGLSDIQGLEIASDLASPIVFLRLKKSTGSLKGDLQVLEDIAQHVLKEDSVLVATSRRSTLDKCKLPVGIRLFVSAAHTEDDLMKAGESLKRVAALALNGHD is encoded by the exons ATGGCATCAATTGCTATGGATATGTTAAAAGCTGCATCGGATTGGCTCACTTTTGTTTTTGATGCTCCTTTTGCAAGAGCTGTTGTCTTTGGAGTGAATATTGGAG GGCATCTATTTGTGGAGGGTCTTCTCATTGTGGtcattgtttttcttctttcgcAGAAGAGTTATAAACCACCTAAAAGACCATTGACAAAGAAGGTTTGTCAGGGATGCCTAGCTGCCAAAGGactttctttttgcatttttttaactttttcagtTGGCCTAGGTTGTGTTGTTCCCTTTGagacaaagaaaaagaatttgatCTGGGCGTTtctctttctccttcacttCCATGTGTTGATTCTTTATCTG GAGATTGATGAGCTATGTGATGAATGGGTTCCTGAACCTCTAATTCCTAAAATGACAGATGAGATGAGATATGAACCTCCGATATTGGAGAG TGCTGCAGGGTCACATACGTTAATTAATGGCACAGAAGTTATTAACTTTGCTTCAGCAAATTACCTAGGATTAGTCGGACATGGCAAGTTACTT GAAGCATGTACAGAATCATTGGAGAAATATGGTGCCGGTTCTTGTGGTCCTCGTGGATTTTATGGAACAATAG ATGTCCACCTTGATTGTGAGGCCAGAATAGCAAAGTTTTTGGGCACTCCAGATTCCATACTTTACTCTTATGGACTTTCCACCATGTTTAGTGCCATTCCAGCATTTTGCAAGAAGGGAGATGTCATTGTTGC GGATGAGGGTGTGCACTGGGCAATTCAAAATGGCCTTCAGCTTTCCAGAAGTACAGTAGTATATTTCAAACACAATGACATGGAGTCTTTAAGAGATATGCTAGAGAAGGTCACCAAAGGGAACAAGCGTGCAGAGAAGCTGAGGCGCTATATTGTGGTTGAAGCAGTGTATCAG AATTCTGGCCAAATTGCTCCCTTAGATGAAATCATTAGACTCAAGGAAAATTATCGCTTCCGCGTTTTACTGGATGAGAGCAATTCAATGGGTGTGCTTGGCAGTTCTGGTAGAGGTTTAACTGAGTACTGCAAAGTTCCG GTTGGCAAGATTGATATCATAACGGCGGCTATGGGGCACGCATTGGCAACAGAGGGAGGAGTATGCACTGGGAGTGCAAGAGTCATTGACCACCAA CGGCTTAGCAGTTCTGGTTATGTCTTTTCTGCTTCTTTGCCCCCTTACCTAACAAGTGCTGCAATTACTGCAATTGATATCCTGGAAGAAAATCTTGATCTTATCATGAAACTGAAGAAAAATATTGGCACACTATGTAGAG GGCTATCCGATATTCAAGGGCTTGAGATAGCAAGTGATCTGGCATCTCCGATTGTTTTTCTCCGATTAAAGAAGTCAACGGGTTCCTTGAAAGGTGACCTTCAGGTGCTTGAAGATATAGCTCAACAT GTACTTAAGGAAGACTCTGTTTTGGTCGCTACTTCAAGAAGATCAACTCTTGACAAATGCAAATTGCCTGTGGGCATAAGATTGTTTGTCTCTGCTGCTCATACGGAAGATGACTTAATGAAAGCAGGTGAATCACTGAAGAGAGTTGCAGCTCTGGCTTTAAATGGTCATGATTAG
- the LOC113718002 gene encoding long chain base biosynthesis protein 1-like isoform X2, with translation MASIAMDMLKAASDWLTFVFDAPFARAVVFGVNIGGHLFVEGLLIVVIVFLLSQKSYKPPKRPLTKKEIDELCDEWVPEPLIPKMTDEMRYEPPILESAAGSHTLINGTEVINFASANYLGLVGHGKLLEACTESLEKYGAGSCGPRGFYGTIDVHLDCEARIAKFLGTPDSILYSYGLSTMFSAIPAFCKKGDVIVADEGVHWAIQNGLQLSRSTVVYFKHNDMESLRDMLEKVTKGNKRAEKLRRYIVVEAVYQNSGQIAPLDEIIRLKENYRFRVLLDESNSMGVLGSSGRGLTEYCKVPVGKIDIITAAMGHALATEGGVCTGSARVIDHQRLSSSGYVFSASLPPYLTSAAITAIDILEENLDLIMKLKKNIGTLCRGLSDIQGLEIASDLASPIVFLRLKKSTGSLKGDLQVLEDIAQHVLKEDSVLVATSRRSTLDKCKLPVGIRLFVSAAHTEDDLMKAGESLKRVAALALNGHD, from the exons ATGGCATCAATTGCTATGGATATGTTAAAAGCTGCATCGGATTGGCTCACTTTTGTTTTTGATGCTCCTTTTGCAAGAGCTGTTGTCTTTGGAGTGAATATTGGAG GGCATCTATTTGTGGAGGGTCTTCTCATTGTGGtcattgtttttcttctttcgcAGAAGAGTTATAAACCACCTAAAAGACCATTGACAAAGAAG GAGATTGATGAGCTATGTGATGAATGGGTTCCTGAACCTCTAATTCCTAAAATGACAGATGAGATGAGATATGAACCTCCGATATTGGAGAG TGCTGCAGGGTCACATACGTTAATTAATGGCACAGAAGTTATTAACTTTGCTTCAGCAAATTACCTAGGATTAGTCGGACATGGCAAGTTACTT GAAGCATGTACAGAATCATTGGAGAAATATGGTGCCGGTTCTTGTGGTCCTCGTGGATTTTATGGAACAATAG ATGTCCACCTTGATTGTGAGGCCAGAATAGCAAAGTTTTTGGGCACTCCAGATTCCATACTTTACTCTTATGGACTTTCCACCATGTTTAGTGCCATTCCAGCATTTTGCAAGAAGGGAGATGTCATTGTTGC GGATGAGGGTGTGCACTGGGCAATTCAAAATGGCCTTCAGCTTTCCAGAAGTACAGTAGTATATTTCAAACACAATGACATGGAGTCTTTAAGAGATATGCTAGAGAAGGTCACCAAAGGGAACAAGCGTGCAGAGAAGCTGAGGCGCTATATTGTGGTTGAAGCAGTGTATCAG AATTCTGGCCAAATTGCTCCCTTAGATGAAATCATTAGACTCAAGGAAAATTATCGCTTCCGCGTTTTACTGGATGAGAGCAATTCAATGGGTGTGCTTGGCAGTTCTGGTAGAGGTTTAACTGAGTACTGCAAAGTTCCG GTTGGCAAGATTGATATCATAACGGCGGCTATGGGGCACGCATTGGCAACAGAGGGAGGAGTATGCACTGGGAGTGCAAGAGTCATTGACCACCAA CGGCTTAGCAGTTCTGGTTATGTCTTTTCTGCTTCTTTGCCCCCTTACCTAACAAGTGCTGCAATTACTGCAATTGATATCCTGGAAGAAAATCTTGATCTTATCATGAAACTGAAGAAAAATATTGGCACACTATGTAGAG GGCTATCCGATATTCAAGGGCTTGAGATAGCAAGTGATCTGGCATCTCCGATTGTTTTTCTCCGATTAAAGAAGTCAACGGGTTCCTTGAAAGGTGACCTTCAGGTGCTTGAAGATATAGCTCAACAT GTACTTAAGGAAGACTCTGTTTTGGTCGCTACTTCAAGAAGATCAACTCTTGACAAATGCAAATTGCCTGTGGGCATAAGATTGTTTGTCTCTGCTGCTCATACGGAAGATGACTTAATGAAAGCAGGTGAATCACTGAAGAGAGTTGCAGCTCTGGCTTTAAATGGTCATGATTAG
- the LOC113718002 gene encoding long chain base biosynthesis protein 1-like isoform X3 gives MKDFFSQMQSSWCTSEKKDCKVHIFELVVHLKMEIDELCDEWVPEPLIPKMTDEMRYEPPILESAAGSHTLINGTEVINFASANYLGLVGHGKLLEACTESLEKYGAGSCGPRGFYGTIDVHLDCEARIAKFLGTPDSILYSYGLSTMFSAIPAFCKKGDVIVADEGVHWAIQNGLQLSRSTVVYFKHNDMESLRDMLEKVTKGNKRAEKLRRYIVVEAVYQNSGQIAPLDEIIRLKENYRFRVLLDESNSMGVLGSSGRGLTEYCKVPVGKIDIITAAMGHALATEGGVCTGSARVIDHQRLSSSGYVFSASLPPYLTSAAITAIDILEENLDLIMKLKKNIGTLCRGLSDIQGLEIASDLASPIVFLRLKKSTGSLKGDLQVLEDIAQHVLKEDSVLVATSRRSTLDKCKLPVGIRLFVSAAHTEDDLMKAGESLKRVAALALNGHD, from the exons atGAAAGATTTCTTCAGCCAAATGCAATCAAGTTGGTGCACTTCAGAAAAGAAAGACTGCAAAGTGCATATATTTGAACTTGTAGTGCATCTAAAGATG GAGATTGATGAGCTATGTGATGAATGGGTTCCTGAACCTCTAATTCCTAAAATGACAGATGAGATGAGATATGAACCTCCGATATTGGAGAG TGCTGCAGGGTCACATACGTTAATTAATGGCACAGAAGTTATTAACTTTGCTTCAGCAAATTACCTAGGATTAGTCGGACATGGCAAGTTACTT GAAGCATGTACAGAATCATTGGAGAAATATGGTGCCGGTTCTTGTGGTCCTCGTGGATTTTATGGAACAATAG ATGTCCACCTTGATTGTGAGGCCAGAATAGCAAAGTTTTTGGGCACTCCAGATTCCATACTTTACTCTTATGGACTTTCCACCATGTTTAGTGCCATTCCAGCATTTTGCAAGAAGGGAGATGTCATTGTTGC GGATGAGGGTGTGCACTGGGCAATTCAAAATGGCCTTCAGCTTTCCAGAAGTACAGTAGTATATTTCAAACACAATGACATGGAGTCTTTAAGAGATATGCTAGAGAAGGTCACCAAAGGGAACAAGCGTGCAGAGAAGCTGAGGCGCTATATTGTGGTTGAAGCAGTGTATCAG AATTCTGGCCAAATTGCTCCCTTAGATGAAATCATTAGACTCAAGGAAAATTATCGCTTCCGCGTTTTACTGGATGAGAGCAATTCAATGGGTGTGCTTGGCAGTTCTGGTAGAGGTTTAACTGAGTACTGCAAAGTTCCG GTTGGCAAGATTGATATCATAACGGCGGCTATGGGGCACGCATTGGCAACAGAGGGAGGAGTATGCACTGGGAGTGCAAGAGTCATTGACCACCAA CGGCTTAGCAGTTCTGGTTATGTCTTTTCTGCTTCTTTGCCCCCTTACCTAACAAGTGCTGCAATTACTGCAATTGATATCCTGGAAGAAAATCTTGATCTTATCATGAAACTGAAGAAAAATATTGGCACACTATGTAGAG GGCTATCCGATATTCAAGGGCTTGAGATAGCAAGTGATCTGGCATCTCCGATTGTTTTTCTCCGATTAAAGAAGTCAACGGGTTCCTTGAAAGGTGACCTTCAGGTGCTTGAAGATATAGCTCAACAT GTACTTAAGGAAGACTCTGTTTTGGTCGCTACTTCAAGAAGATCAACTCTTGACAAATGCAAATTGCCTGTGGGCATAAGATTGTTTGTCTCTGCTGCTCATACGGAAGATGACTTAATGAAAGCAGGTGAATCACTGAAGAGAGTTGCAGCTCTGGCTTTAAATGGTCATGATTAG
- the LOC113718002 gene encoding long chain base biosynthesis protein 1-like isoform X4 produces the protein MTDEMRYEPPILESAAGSHTLINGTEVINFASANYLGLVGHGKLLEACTESLEKYGAGSCGPRGFYGTIDVHLDCEARIAKFLGTPDSILYSYGLSTMFSAIPAFCKKGDVIVADEGVHWAIQNGLQLSRSTVVYFKHNDMESLRDMLEKVTKGNKRAEKLRRYIVVEAVYQNSGQIAPLDEIIRLKENYRFRVLLDESNSMGVLGSSGRGLTEYCKVPVGKIDIITAAMGHALATEGGVCTGSARVIDHQRLSSSGYVFSASLPPYLTSAAITAIDILEENLDLIMKLKKNIGTLCRGLSDIQGLEIASDLASPIVFLRLKKSTGSLKGDLQVLEDIAQHVLKEDSVLVATSRRSTLDKCKLPVGIRLFVSAAHTEDDLMKAGESLKRVAALALNGHD, from the exons ATGACAGATGAGATGAGATATGAACCTCCGATATTGGAGAG TGCTGCAGGGTCACATACGTTAATTAATGGCACAGAAGTTATTAACTTTGCTTCAGCAAATTACCTAGGATTAGTCGGACATGGCAAGTTACTT GAAGCATGTACAGAATCATTGGAGAAATATGGTGCCGGTTCTTGTGGTCCTCGTGGATTTTATGGAACAATAG ATGTCCACCTTGATTGTGAGGCCAGAATAGCAAAGTTTTTGGGCACTCCAGATTCCATACTTTACTCTTATGGACTTTCCACCATGTTTAGTGCCATTCCAGCATTTTGCAAGAAGGGAGATGTCATTGTTGC GGATGAGGGTGTGCACTGGGCAATTCAAAATGGCCTTCAGCTTTCCAGAAGTACAGTAGTATATTTCAAACACAATGACATGGAGTCTTTAAGAGATATGCTAGAGAAGGTCACCAAAGGGAACAAGCGTGCAGAGAAGCTGAGGCGCTATATTGTGGTTGAAGCAGTGTATCAG AATTCTGGCCAAATTGCTCCCTTAGATGAAATCATTAGACTCAAGGAAAATTATCGCTTCCGCGTTTTACTGGATGAGAGCAATTCAATGGGTGTGCTTGGCAGTTCTGGTAGAGGTTTAACTGAGTACTGCAAAGTTCCG GTTGGCAAGATTGATATCATAACGGCGGCTATGGGGCACGCATTGGCAACAGAGGGAGGAGTATGCACTGGGAGTGCAAGAGTCATTGACCACCAA CGGCTTAGCAGTTCTGGTTATGTCTTTTCTGCTTCTTTGCCCCCTTACCTAACAAGTGCTGCAATTACTGCAATTGATATCCTGGAAGAAAATCTTGATCTTATCATGAAACTGAAGAAAAATATTGGCACACTATGTAGAG GGCTATCCGATATTCAAGGGCTTGAGATAGCAAGTGATCTGGCATCTCCGATTGTTTTTCTCCGATTAAAGAAGTCAACGGGTTCCTTGAAAGGTGACCTTCAGGTGCTTGAAGATATAGCTCAACAT GTACTTAAGGAAGACTCTGTTTTGGTCGCTACTTCAAGAAGATCAACTCTTGACAAATGCAAATTGCCTGTGGGCATAAGATTGTTTGTCTCTGCTGCTCATACGGAAGATGACTTAATGAAAGCAGGTGAATCACTGAAGAGAGTTGCAGCTCTGGCTTTAAATGGTCATGATTAG